The Miltoncostaea marina DNA window GCGGCATGGATCCTGGAGCAGGTCGCCACGGCGATCGATGACACCACCCGGGTCGACCTGGGGGCACCCTGGTTCGCAGAGCACTACGGCTTCATGTTCGGGGTGGGGGCGATTCTGCTGCTGCCGCTCCTCTTACTCAGTGTGCTCCAGGCCCTCCTTCGCCAGGATCCGGGGCTCCTGGCGCGCGCCGCATTCCTGCACCTGCCGGCGGCGATGCTCCTCACCGGCCTGGCGGTCGCGGTCACCCAGACGGCGCTCGCCGTCACGGACGCCCTGTCGGCCGAGCTCACGGCCGGCATCGCGAAGGACACCGGCTCTCTCGCCGAGGGACTCTCGGCGGTGAGCCTGCCGGGAACGGGCATCCCGCTGTTCGCCTCGTTCGTCCTCGCCCTCTTCATGGCGATCGCCGCGGTGTTCGTCTGGATCGAGCTCGTGCTCCGGGCGGCGGCGATCTACATCGCCGTGATGTTCCTGCCGCTGTTTCTGGCCGCGATGATCTGGCCGTCGACCTCGGGCTGGATCCGCCGGCTCGTGCAGCTGCTCGTGGCGGCGGTGCTCTCGAAGCTCGTGATCGTCGCGACCCTGTCGCTCGGGCTGTCGGCGTTCTCATCAGGCGACTCGCCGAGCGCGGTCCTGGCCGGAGCGGGCATGTTCATGCTCGCCGCGTTCTCGCCTTTCGTGCTCTTCTCGCTGCTGCCGCTCGTCTCCGAGGCCGCCCAGCCGCAGCGCGAGTCGCGACACGCGCTCGCGGGCGCGACCGGCGCGGCGCTCGCGTGGAACGTCGCCCGCACGCGGATGGCCTTCGGTGCCGGCGGCGGCGCCAGTAGGAGTCTCGGCCGGGGCGGCCCGGGGCCTGTCGGCCCGCGCAGAGGGCCCGGTCCGGGTGGCGGGAGTATGGCGCTCGCGGGCACGGGTCCTCGGGGACCGGCCGGCGGAGCCGGCGGCACACGCGCGCCAGGCGGGGCGGGGGTTTCACCGATGGGGGCAGGCGCTGTGGCCGCCGGGACGCCGGCCGGCCCGCGGGCGGCGGAGCGGCGAGCCGGCTCGGCGGCCTCCGACGCCCACCCCGAGCAGGGCGCGACCAGCCGGCGCCGTCCGCGCACCCCGCCGCCGGTCCTCCCTCCGCGACCGGCGCGGGGCGGCCATGGAGCGTGAGCCCGCGCGATACCGCTTCGGTCCGTTGGAGCCGGGGGGCGCGCTCGGAGGACTCACCTGGGCGCAGGTCGCCTGCATCGCCGGCGGCCTGCTCGGCCTGGTCCTCTCCCTGAACGCCGCCCCCGGGCCCGCGGGCGCGCTCATCGGCCTCGCCATGGCGGCGGCGGGCGCGGCGGCCGCGCTCGGCTCCCTCGGCGGGCGGGCGCCAATCGCCTGGGGCACGACCGCGGGAGGCTTCGCGGCTCGACGCGTGACGGGGCGTCTTCGCTACCGCTCCGCCAGCCCTGGCCGCGGGCACCCGCTCGGCGGCACGCCCCTTCCGGAGACCCTCAGCGACGTGCGGATCCTCTCGGCCCCGACGGCGGGGGGCGAGGTCGGGGTCGTGCGCGACGGGCCGACGTGGACGGCCGTGATCGCGGTCGAGCCGGGCGCATTCGCGCTGCTCGATCTCGCCGACAAGGAGCGGCGCGTCGCACGCTGGGGATCGGTGCTGGCCGGCTTCGCCACTCCGGCGAGCCCCGTCTCGCGGCTGCAGTGGATCGAGCGCACGGCCGCTGAACCCCCGGACGCGCTCGGCCGCCACCTGCGCGAGGGCCTCGGCCTCGATCCGGCGGACCCGGCCGTCCACTCCTACCTCGAGCTGATCGCCGACGCGGGCGCCCCGGCACGCCGTCATGAGACCTTTCTCTGCCTACAGGTCGACGGACGCCGTGCGGCGCGCGCGGTGCGACGCGCGGGCGGCGGGGACGCCGGCGGCTGCGCCGTGCTGCTCCGCGAACTCGCCGGGCTGGCCGAGCGGCTGCGCGGCGCGGAGGTGCCGGTGCGCGGACTGCTCTCACCCGGGCAGGTCGCCCGCGCCATCCGCCTCGGCTTCGATCCCGACGCCCGCTCGGCGCTCGACGCCCACCCGGCGGACGGCGCCGGGCGGGAGGGCGTCTCGCCGTCCGCGGCCGGACCGATGGCCGCGGACGAGGCGTGGCGCTCCTACCGCACCGACGGCGCGATCCACGCGACCTACTGGATCGCCGAGTGGCCGCGGGTCGACGTCGGGGCGGACTTCCTGATGCCGCTGATCCTCACGACCACCGCCTGGCGCACGGTCGCCGTCACGATCGAGGCGCTCGATCCCGCCCGAGCCATCCGCCAGGCCGAGAACGCCCGCACCGGGGCGACGTCCGACGAGGAGCTGCGCGCGCGCCTCGGCTTCTCGGCCACGGCGCGTCGCCGGCGCCGTCAGGAGGCCCTGCTCGACGAGGAGGACGAGACGGCCTCCGGGCACGCGGGATGCCGCTTCTCCGGGTACGTCACCGTCTCGGCCCGCTCGGCCGAGGAGCTCGAGGGGGCGCTCGCCGACGTCGAGCACCAGGCCCAGGGCTCGCGCCTGGAGCTGCGGCCCATGTGGGGCGAGCAGGCGATCGCGTTCACGTACACGCTCCCCCTCTGCCGAGGTCTCAGGTGAGGACCCGCGCGCGGCGGCGCGCCCACCGCGCCACCAGCGCCCACCTGCAGGCGGCCTACCCGTTCATGGGCGAGGGCGGCCTCGGCGGACGCGGGGTCTACATCGGCCGCGAGGTCTACTCGGGGGCCGCCTTCTGCTTCGACCCCTTCGTGCTCTACGAGCAGGGGGTGATTACCAACCCCTCGGCGCTCGTCGCCGGGCAGGTGGGCCTCGGCAAGTCGGCGCTGGTGAAGACCTACCTGGCCCGCCAGGCGGTCTTCGGGCGCCGCTCGGTGGTGATCGATCCAAAGGGCGAGTACGGGCCCCTCGCCGAGTGGTTCGGCGCCCGCCCGATCCGCCTCGCGCCCGGCGGGCGTGTGCGCCTCAACCCGCTCGACGCCGCCGGCGGCCGCGATGAGCGGGTCGCCCTCCTGGCCGCGCTCGTCTCGGCGTCGCTGCGGCGCGACCTCGGCCCGCAGGAGCACGCGGCCCTCGACGTCGCCTACCGCGCCGCGGCGGCGGCCGGAGAGGCGACGCTTCCGGAGGTCCAGCGGCGTCTCCTTCATCCCGACCCGGAGGCCGCGGCGGCGATCGGCACCGACGAGAGCGGGCTCGCCGCCGAGGGCCGGGCCTGCGCCCTCGAGCTACGCCGTCTTTGCGAGGGCGACCTCGCCGGGATGTTCGACGGCCCCACCTCGGCCGACGTCGACCTCGACACGCCCGTGGTGGTCTTCGACCTGTCGGCGCTCCACGGATCGCCCGCGTTGGGGATCCTGATGGTCTGCGTCGGCGCCTGGCTGTCGGGACGTCTCGCCCGCGACGACGGGATCCGGCGGCTGGTGTGCTCGACGAGGGCTGGGCGGTGCTCGCCGACCCGGCGACCTCCGCCTTCCTGCAGCGCCTCTCGAAGCTCGCCCGCGCCTACGGCGCCGCCTTCCTGCTCGTCATCCACCGCCTCTCGGACCTGGGCGCCGCCGGTGCGGAGGGATCGCGCGTGGCCCGCATCGCCGAGGGCCTGTTGTCGGACTCGGAGACGCGGGTGATCCTGCGCCAGAGCCCGGCGGACCTCGGCGCCACGCGCGAGCTGGTCGGCCTGTCGGCGACCGAGGCCGAGCACGTGGCCGGGCTGTGGCGGGGCGCCGCGCTCTGGA harbors:
- a CDS encoding SCO6880 family protein, producing MEREPARYRFGPLEPGGALGGLTWAQVACIAGGLLGLVLSLNAAPGPAGALIGLAMAAAGAAAALGSLGGRAPIAWGTTAGGFAARRVTGRLRYRSASPGRGHPLGGTPLPETLSDVRILSAPTAGGEVGVVRDGPTWTAVIAVEPGAFALLDLADKERRVARWGSVLAGFATPASPVSRLQWIERTAAEPPDALGRHLREGLGLDPADPAVHSYLELIADAGAPARRHETFLCLQVDGRRAARAVRRAGGGDAGGCAVLLRELAGLAERLRGAEVPVRGLLSPGQVARAIRLGFDPDARSALDAHPADGAGREGVSPSAAGPMAADEAWRSYRTDGAIHATYWIAEWPRVDVGADFLMPLILTTTAWRTVAVTIEALDPARAIRQAENARTGATSDEELRARLGFSATARRRRRQEALLDEEDETASGHAGCRFSGYVTVSARSAEELEGALADVEHQAQGSRLELRPMWGEQAIAFTYTLPLCRGLR